In a genomic window of Variovorax paradoxus:
- a CDS encoding FMN-dependent NADH-azoreductase has translation MKLLHIDSSILSGNSTSRLLTAETVAAWRAAHPDTTVEYLDLAVDTPSHFSADALGIKTGVQAQPTEAQQRENTLSEKLVSQFLAADVVVVGAPLYNFTIPSQLKAWIDRLAQAGRTFKYTDKGPVGLAGGKTVIVASSRGGIYSTTEGGQATEHQESYLKVIFGFFGITDVRFVRAEGLGMGDAVKNAALASARGDIGTATAEAANQSVAALAA, from the coding sequence ATGAAGCTGCTCCACATCGACTCCAGCATCCTCAGCGGCAACTCCACCTCGCGCCTGCTGACGGCCGAAACCGTGGCCGCCTGGCGCGCCGCCCATCCCGACACCACGGTCGAGTACCTCGACCTCGCGGTCGACACCCCCTCCCACTTCAGCGCCGACGCGCTCGGCATCAAGACCGGCGTGCAGGCCCAGCCGACCGAAGCCCAGCAGCGCGAGAACACGCTGTCCGAGAAGCTGGTGAGCCAGTTCCTCGCCGCCGACGTGGTGGTCGTGGGCGCCCCGCTCTACAACTTCACCATCCCGAGCCAGCTCAAGGCCTGGATCGACCGCCTCGCGCAGGCCGGCCGCACCTTCAAGTACACCGACAAGGGCCCGGTCGGTCTCGCCGGCGGCAAGACCGTGATCGTGGCCTCGAGCCGCGGCGGCATCTACTCGACCACCGAAGGCGGCCAGGCCACCGAGCACCAGGAGAGCTACCTGAAGGTGATCTTCGGTTTCTTCGGCATCACCGACGTGCGCTTCGTGCGCGCCGAAGGCCTCGGCATGGGCGACGCGGTCAAGAACGCCGCGCTGGCCTCGGCCCGCGGCGACATCGGCA